The Mya arenaria isolate MELC-2E11 chromosome 15, ASM2691426v1 genomic sequence atggaattaaaaatataaagcatttttcTAAGACTTATTCTGAAAACATAGATAAAACAATCGAATGACTAATACTTAAAAATAGGCATGGAATTacaaatataaagcagttttctAAGACATATTCTGAAAGCATAGATAAAACAAGCGAATGACtaatacttaaattgaatataataagATATTAAGATATTGGAATATGGGATATTTTCCATCTTACATAATCACAGTTAATAAAGTAAGCGATTCAGTTTTCAGTTCCCATAAACCTGAACGAAGAAGTGAGTCTTTAGTTGTCGTTTGAAGCTTTCAAGAGAAGTACAGTCTCTAACATGTGCTGGTAAAGTGTTCCATAGTTTAGGAGCAGCTGCAGAAAAGGTCCTATCccaaaatttaatttttgtttttggtggCACAAGAGTTAGCGATTGGTTGGCTGAACGTAGATTTCTAGTCGGTTTGTAAACGTTGatcatatcattaatgtattGTGGAGCTTTGCCATAAAGTGATTTAAATACATGAGttagtattttgaaattgattgtGTAATCCACTGGGAGCCAGTGAAGATCTTTAAGCACTGACGTGATGTGACTAAGCTTTGACTTTCTGGTAATTATCCTAGCAGCAGTATTTTGTACAAGTTGTAGCCTGTTTAATGATTGTTGTTGGACTCCATACAAGAGATAATTGCAATAGTCCAATCTAGATGTTACTAAGGCATTTACGACTGTTTTCGTAGCATCCTCATTGATGTACTGTCGAATGCGTCCTATCTGTCTCAGCTGAGCGTAAGTTGATTTGCATACAGACTTAACATGCGATTCCATGTTCATCCGAGAGTCTAGAAAAGCACCAAGATTTCTGACGTTAGCTGATTGAGTGATAACAGATGTTCCAACATTTACTGTAAGATTTGATACTTTTTCAGACTTGTTACCAGATGAGAAAACTATAAGTTCCGTTTTATCCGAattcagtttcaaaatattgttattcatCCAGTGCATGATTTCAGAAACACAATTTACTAAACGATTTACCATGTCTTTGATAGTTGATTCATCTATTGGTTCAAACGACAAATACAATTGGGAATCATCAGCGTAGAAATGTACATTTAGTCCGTGTTTTCGACAAATAGCACCAACGGGTTTGGTGTACATGACATATAATTTAGGACCCAGGACGGAACTTTGGGGGACACTATAGGCACGGGCTCGGAAAGCTCACCGTCAATACATACGGTCTGGTAGCGGTCGCTTAAATACGATTTCATCCACTCGAGTGGCTTCCCAGAAATGCCAAAATAATGTTCAAGACGTGTTAGCAATGTTTTATGGTCTATGGTATCGAACGCCGCAGATCAAGCATCACTAAATTCGTAACTTTTTGTTGGTCCAGTGCTAGCAAGATGTCGTTTTGCACGTTGAGTGAGGCAGTTTCTGTGGAATGAAATTTTCTGTATGCTGATTGATAAGGTTCATGTAGATTGTTGGATTCCAGATGTCTTTCTAAGCGAGTGTCTCCAgctttttcattgattttcgACAAATACGGAAGATTTGCGACTGGTCGGTAGTTTTTGAATATGTCAGGATCCAATGattcttttttcaaaagagGACGAATGTGCGAGTGTTTGAATGACGATGGCACTTCTCCGTCCCTCAATGAGATGTTggtaatgtttttaattattggaACAAGCTCAATGGTACATTCATTCAATAACCATGTTGGAATTGGGTCAAGTTCACACGATTTGGTGGAAGAATTTGCAATTAGCTTAGAAATTTCATCTTCTGTTGCGGGTTCGAATTCATTAAATTTCACTTCTGAGTCTTGCATTTCAAGTGTAGTATTTTCATGATTTGTGTTATCAGCTGATGTGATATTGTTTCTGATCGTTTCAATTTTCTCAACGAAAAAGTCACTAAACTCTGGTAGCTAGTTCTTTGGGCGATGTGTGAGATGGTCGCACAACTTCCTTTTTGTTTCCAAGAAGATGGTTTGCGACTTGGAATAGGTTCTTTTGATCACGTGattgaagttcatttttataatatgtcTCTCGAGCCTGTTTCAATAACTTGTTAACTTTTTCACATTGATTTCTGTAGATTTCATGGTCGATTGTTAGTTTTCACTCTCGCCATTTTCTTTCAAGCTTACGTTTGGTATGTTTTTCCTCATGTAACTGATCCGTGTACCATGCACAGGTTGGTCTTAACACTATATTTCTTGTTCACAAAGGAGCATGTTTGTCAATAAGTGACTTCAGTACAGAGTTGTATTTCATGCTCACATTTATTCAATATCTCCAAACCGTCTGCTGTTGTAATACAAACTACCCCAGAAGTTTCCACGAGAGCATTCAACAAACAGAAACGCCCGAACACAGTATCAGAACAAATACCATTCgaattgccccccccccccccccaccaccgtTCCTTTGCATTGCGGGACCCAAGCTTGTTATGGCAATTTCAGTGAATAAATTACACCAATCATTAACTAACggaataaaaaagtgttttaaagcCATGAATAATTTGTactgaatatcttcataacaaaaatGCGACGTACATTGTATTTGCATTCATTCGcctttaaaataaactgttttttgttcaaaactgtaGTTGTTTTAGTACTAGACAAATAAAGATCAGTACAGGTTGACTATTCAATACTAAAACAAATGTTGGAATTTAAATAGGATTCAGggataaaaatatttcatatttgaagaACACTTTTGTCATAGAGGGTGGATGGAAGGCAGCAAGAGGCTCCCTATGCGTATATCATTCAAGGAAATAGTGAAACTACTAGTGAAACTCTTTTTATATGACCACTCCTGAAATAAAACTCGAtgttacactgaaatcaacacatCCTATATATCTCTCACACATATTCATTGTTAGATACACTAGTCTGTGCTTTGCTGTGGATTTGTGCAAGATAAACTCCGTGATATACCGTAATCGCTGACAAGGACATTTCAAACACGCAGTACAAActtgttaattgttttatttgtaattgtgtTACTTAATCAAGACAAATAAAGGTAAAGCAGATGAGAAATGTCTAACAGACAATAAATGGGCTTTGGAAGAAAATTCAGAGtttattaatgttataaatgtttaacctcgctagaaaaaataaagaaacgcTTAGTCTTGAGCAAAAGAGGTCTTAGAAGTTTCAATCTTcagtaatatttgtttgaaaatccCTTTTTAATTGCTGACAATGTtcagtttgttttaaagaagTCTATACTACCTCGTTCGGAAATGTGTATATCCATTGTTGTTAAATGATTATCTATTTATCGACTCTTAAGATTAGTACTAGTTAAATCACACGTGTAACTAATAATAGTCAAATGAACAGGAGAAGACGAATTGTAATTGGCTGTTTGTTCGGAAGTAGTATGCAGGGTGTCATATTAGCAGTTTACCACtgtaacataacatttaagGAGATATCAAATAATGTGTATCAATAAGTATGTATAATTGAGAGGGTGTTACATAGTTGATAGGAAAAACAAAGTGCCTATACAATGATACCTTATTTAAATTCTATAAATGAAAATTCCGAATCATTGAATTCTTGTTTCATGTGTGTACGTCTACATTTAATAGAAAGAAGATACAAATATACACTAatgtaaattataattaaatgtcatCCCAGAACAGAAACACGTGTTTCTGGAACAATCACTattgtcaatataatatatatcgtGACgcttaataaaacattcatgGGTTTCGCAGCAACTAACATTTACATATCGTCCCACGAGGCACATGTCAATGTCAATAACTCGAACAAAAGCAAATATACGTtcttattaaatgaaaactcTCAAAAGATTAATTACTGTCCGTTCACTCTGACCTCAACGACAAATTGAACGGTGTTGTAAATTGTTTGTGATACTGATTTAGAAAATCACTTATTTAAGGCGACGGGTCCGTGGACTTCATTCCCGACTATCTGATGGAGGTTAGCTCCCCTGATTTCGATGTTGCCATCGCGAAAGAGTGGTTCAGTCTAGAGGACACGAATGGGGACGGATATGTGACACGCGAGGAGCTCATCAACATCGCTACGATGGTTGGTAAAGTATAGTTGAGATGACGTCGGAACACTCGGATTTAAGTTCGTTATCGGtatggaaataaaaatatgcagaTTTGTTGACTCCATTGAATGGATTTTTCACTCTTAATAAACTTACCTGAGACGGACATAGTCCTAATCAATCGATGGGCATGGCAAATGATAGGGATCCAGCTGTTAATGAAGTAGCAAGTTAACCGATGAAtagtttttaagtaaaaaaataaatacggttaaatgttaaacattcgGTACAACCGAAACAACTTATTATACaataatattctttttaatatttcatgacCCCGCCTTGTGTTAGACCCCTAGGGTATATAAGACAGATGTTTAAGGCATGagatcaacatattttaaaatatcttacaaCGAATGCAGTAATTGAATTACGTTATTTAGGAAccatacaaatatatttcataaactaCAGTGTAAGTTAAGGTCGAGtccctagtctaaaataatagacgtgttataccgGGTTCTTCCAAAttctaacgtctaaacgggtttgtgcaaaaacaggggatggtgggggggggggtggaagatattgaaattgtatttagaaaagtactttatgtttgaaatagatcaTAAAGGTTTGTAGTTATATTTTATCGTGTAAGTGCAAAGatgttttgcacaaaacaagcatgaAATGCATTAGCACacaggatttacctttccaataaaacgaacttgactgacacagacaacaataaTGCCAATTGTAACACCTcagccatctccggcaagcctcgagatagacctcgtaaatacaatagtgacaactcggccatggccgaggtcttccgattgttgtaaaactgtgaaccgcagccttgcaggcgCCCTTCATGTAAaaatcgttatgttttgacagtacaaaatgaagaaaaacacatcaaactcaTATTAATTCGtcggatatttattttttgtgtacggaactaatatgaaataactttatctggtaatatttcttgttttaatgatattttatagacttaTATGCTTAAACTCGGACTCTcaatcggaataactacccacttttggtacaaaacaatgtgtacgtgaaggatttgccatatcaaaaatcattaaaaaatctgtcaacgtacaattatttggactaaggTCGACCCCATCTTATTTTGTTGATACTTACTTGTTTCCCTTTATTACTGTATATACAATAATTCGCATTTATCGTTGTTCCATAAGTATTGTGAATTATTGTCGTCCTCACTAATATGTTGGGATGCTACCGGAAGAGGCGAGACAGACGGTGAACGGTTTCTACATGGCTGCGGACGCCAACGGAGACGGGAGGCTTTCTTGGACAGGTAGGTTACGTCTGAGTTGTGATTAGCattgaaatttgtattgttttacaaacaagcACAGTATTGTG encodes the following:
- the LOC128219231 gene encoding calmodulin-beta-like, with protein sequence MCSTLPHLQALKEQFATYIDRNGDERSSMEEVLSYLRKYDTDVTPRQVREFIARIDKDGDGSVDFIPDYLMEVSSPDFDVAIAKEWFSLEDTNGDGYVTREELINIATNVGMLPEEARQTVNGFYMAADANGDGRLSWTEYQLLFTEK